Proteins from a genomic interval of Candidatus Cloacimonadota bacterium:
- the ispG gene encoding flavodoxin-dependent (E)-4-hydroxy-3-methylbut-2-enyl-diphosphate synthase encodes MIKRRKTQEIRIGNVKIGGNSPISVQSMTNTDTRDSEATIKQIKQLEDAGCDIVRIAIPDMNSANNIPEIKELTTIPIIADIHFDYRLALQSVKNGIDSLRINPGNIGSRDKIKKIISAAKNAKIPIRIGVNSGSLEKDLKQEYGISAKAITESALRKIKLFEELDFYDIKISLKSSSVPLTIESYRQMAKLVDYPFHLGITEAGTKFSGTIKSAIGIGTLLSEGIGDTIRVSLTDNPVEEVKVGIEILKSLGLRKGPTIISCPTCGRTEIDVISIAEKVESEINKLCINRDITIAIMGCVVNGPGEAKEADIGIAGGKNQSLLFRKGKKVKIIQEKSIVDELIKEINKDFLD; translated from the coding sequence ATGATTAAAAGACGAAAAACGCAAGAAATAAGAATCGGTAATGTAAAAATTGGTGGCAACTCCCCTATCTCTGTGCAATCAATGACTAATACTGATACCAGAGATTCTGAAGCAACAATCAAGCAAATCAAACAATTGGAAGATGCTGGTTGCGATATTGTCAGAATTGCAATTCCAGATATGAACTCGGCAAATAATATTCCTGAAATAAAAGAGTTAACCACAATCCCAATTATTGCAGACATTCATTTTGATTATCGCCTAGCATTACAATCTGTAAAAAACGGCATAGATTCTCTTCGTATAAACCCAGGTAATATCGGCAGCCGTGACAAAATAAAAAAAATTATATCTGCAGCAAAAAATGCAAAAATCCCTATTAGAATTGGTGTTAACTCTGGTTCATTAGAAAAAGATTTGAAACAAGAATATGGAATTTCTGCTAAAGCTATTACAGAAAGTGCATTGCGAAAAATCAAATTATTTGAAGAACTTGACTTCTATGATATCAAAATTTCACTAAAATCCTCCTCTGTGCCTCTTACAATTGAAAGTTATAGACAAATGGCAAAATTGGTTGATTATCCATTTCATCTTGGAATTACAGAAGCTGGAACAAAATTTTCAGGAACAATTAAATCTGCAATCGGGATAGGAACTCTACTTTCAGAAGGAATTGGCGATACTATTCGAGTATCGTTAACTGATAATCCGGTTGAAGAAGTAAAAGTTGGAATAGAAATTCTAAAATCATTAGGACTACGAAAAGGACCAACTATAATTTCCTGCCCAACCTGTGGACGGACTGAGATTGATGTAATCAGCATTGCAGAAAAAGTAGAATCCGAAATCAACAAATTATGTATAAATAGAGATATCACTATTGCCATAATGGGCTGTGTTGTAAATGGACCTGGAGAAGCCAAAGAGGCAGATATTGGAATCGCGGGCGGTAAAAATCAATCACTCCTTTTTAGAAAAGGAAAAAAAGTAAAAATAATTCAAGAAAAAAGTATTGTTGATGAATTAATCAAGGAAATAAATAAAGATTTTTTAGACTAA
- a CDS encoding methylated-DNA--[protein]-cysteine S-methyltransferase — translation MDTIYKSKLHSFIGNIFLLFNKNGLLNVSINCYNDKWVDKFFPNAFIKSLNNNIYLTQLKEYFAGLRKEFEFPTLLFGTKFQKEVWEFVYKIPFGKTMSYLEVAKNIKRKTAQRAVGNALGNNPLLIVIPCHRVIKLDGSLGGFSAGIEIKKQLLTLEKENLK, via the coding sequence ATGGATACAATATATAAAAGTAAATTGCATTCCTTTATTGGAAATATATTTTTACTATTTAATAAGAACGGATTACTAAATGTCAGTATTAATTGTTATAATGATAAATGGGTTGATAAATTTTTTCCAAATGCTTTTATTAAATCCTTAAATAATAATATCTATCTTACACAGTTGAAAGAATATTTTGCAGGTCTTAGAAAAGAATTTGAATTTCCAACTCTTCTATTCGGAACAAAATTTCAAAAAGAGGTTTGGGAATTTGTTTATAAAATACCATTTGGCAAAACAATGTCATATCTTGAAGTTGCAAAAAACATAAAGAGAAAAACGGCTCAAAGAGCTGTTGGAAATGCTCTTGGCAACAATCCATTACTTATTGTTATCCCATGCCATAGAGTTATAAAATTGGATGGAAGTTTAGGCGGATTTTCAGCAGGTATAGAAATTAAAAAGCAATTATTAACTCTTGAAAAGGAAAATCTAAAATGA
- a CDS encoding M20/M25/M40 family metallo-hydrolase, whose product MENRLIDYFISLVKIDSESRNELAMAERMRDDLTEMGAQVVFDDAHAKTKGNIGNLIARFPGKVEKKPLLLCAHLDTVKPGKGIKPVIKDGRVFSDGTTILGGDDKSGIAEIVEAIRRLQEEHFDYAPIEVLLTISEEIGLLGAKNLDYSLLNAKVGYALDSHRIGSATIQAPSLNVIEIKVIGKEAHSGSCPEKGINAIKVAAEAIAKLKLGRIDKETTANIGKISGGLANNIIPNTVSLSGEIRSHSEEKLEKVTNEIIRTFEKTAQKYQVNLDGKVYKAKVDIKVDRDFSAMKIDSNEQIVQIALKAAKNIGIEPGIEIGSGGSDSNIFYDKGIKIPILGTGMRDVHTLDENISINDLESGTRWIMEIIKEYSRI is encoded by the coding sequence ATGGAAAATAGACTGATTGATTACTTCATCTCACTGGTCAAAATTGATAGTGAATCCAGGAATGAACTTGCAATGGCAGAAAGAATGCGAGATGATTTAACGGAAATGGGTGCACAAGTTGTTTTTGATGATGCTCACGCAAAAACAAAAGGGAACATTGGTAATTTAATTGCCAGATTTCCAGGGAAGGTTGAAAAGAAACCTCTTCTGCTTTGTGCTCACCTTGACACAGTTAAGCCAGGCAAAGGAATAAAACCTGTGATTAAAGATGGGAGAGTATTTAGTGATGGCACCACAATCTTAGGAGGAGATGACAAATCTGGGATTGCTGAGATTGTGGAAGCAATAAGAAGGTTACAAGAAGAGCACTTTGATTATGCTCCCATAGAGGTTCTGCTCACAATTTCTGAGGAGATTGGATTATTAGGTGCAAAAAATTTAGATTATTCTCTTTTAAATGCAAAGGTAGGTTATGCTTTGGACAGCCATAGAATTGGTTCTGCCACCATACAAGCTCCATCATTAAATGTTATTGAGATTAAAGTTATTGGGAAAGAAGCTCACTCTGGCTCATGCCCAGAAAAAGGTATCAATGCAATCAAGGTTGCTGCTGAAGCAATAGCTAAATTGAAATTAGGTAGAATAGACAAGGAAACCACAGCAAATATTGGAAAAATCAGCGGTGGGCTCGCAAATAATATTATACCAAATACCGTAAGTTTAAGCGGTGAAATCCGCAGTCATAGTGAAGAGAAGTTGGAAAAAGTTACAAATGAGATAATACGAACATTTGAAAAAACTGCTCAGAAATATCAGGTTAATCTTGATGGCAAAGTTTATAAAGCGAAAGTAGATATAAAAGTTGATAGAGATTTTTCAGCAATGAAAATTGATTCTAATGAGCAAATAGTACAAATCGCATTAAAAGCTGCAAAGAATATTGGAATTGAACCAGGAATTGAAATTGGCAGTGGTGGAAGTGATTCAAATATATTTTATGATAAAGGTATCAAAATTCCTATTTTAGGTACCGGTATGAGAGATGTTCATACTTTAGATGAAAATATCAGTATAAACGATTTAGAGAGTGGAACACGCTGGATAATGGAGATAATAAAAGAATATAGTAGAATTTAA
- a CDS encoding alanine--glyoxylate aminotransferase family protein, whose product MKKYLLSPGPTPVPSEILQAISEPMVHHRTPAFKAMVGQAIEGLKYVFQTKNDVLIFTSTGTGAMEGAVSNVLNKGEKAIIIRNGKFAQRWGEIAEKYGIEPIYVDLPWGTVGQPETIKKLLNKNPDVKAVYTQLTETSTGVVMPVKELGEIVSKTDALLVIDAISGLGGQEFYMDDWNVDICVAGSQKGLMLPPGHAYAAISGKAWNKIETCTQPSYYFDWKTYRKKLAKNTDPFTGSVIHIKGLLKAIEIIKAEGIKERFRRYKVLAKACRAAAQALGLELFTGTPCDVVTAIKVPAEIDGLALVKNLRDEYGFTIAGGQAGVKGKIFRIAHMGYIERFDIIAVISALEMVLKDLGWKFEWGAGLSAAQKILAEEYK is encoded by the coding sequence ATGAAAAAATATTTACTGTCACCAGGACCTACACCTGTGCCGTCAGAAATATTGCAGGCTATTTCTGAGCCAATGGTTCACCATCGCACCCCAGCCTTTAAGGCGATGGTCGGTCAGGCAATTGAAGGATTAAAATATGTGTTTCAAACTAAAAACGATGTGTTAATTTTCACATCTACAGGAACAGGAGCAATGGAAGGTGCTGTTTCTAATGTGTTGAATAAAGGCGAGAAAGCAATCATTATCCGAAATGGCAAATTTGCTCAACGTTGGGGAGAGATTGCTGAAAAATATGGCATAGAGCCTATTTATGTTGATTTACCCTGGGGTACAGTTGGTCAGCCAGAAACCATAAAAAAATTACTCAACAAAAATCCAGATGTAAAAGCTGTTTATACTCAATTAACTGAAACCTCAACAGGTGTGGTTATGCCTGTTAAAGAGCTTGGGGAAATAGTTAGTAAAACTGATGCATTGCTTGTAATTGATGCAATCTCTGGTTTAGGTGGTCAGGAATTTTATATGGATGACTGGAATGTTGATATATGTGTTGCAGGTTCACAAAAAGGTTTGATGCTGCCTCCGGGACATGCCTATGCTGCTATTAGTGGAAAAGCGTGGAATAAGATTGAGACCTGCACACAACCGAGTTACTATTTTGACTGGAAAACTTATCGTAAGAAATTAGCTAAAAATACAGACCCGTTTACAGGCTCGGTTATTCATATCAAAGGCTTACTAAAAGCCATAGAAATAATTAAAGCGGAAGGTATTAAGGAAAGATTCCGACGCTATAAAGTATTAGCAAAGGCTTGTCGTGCTGCTGCACAAGCTCTTGGTTTAGAGCTATTCACTGGCACACCTTGTGATGTAGTTACTGCTATTAAAGTTCCGGCAGAGATTGATGGATTGGCTTTAGTAAAAAATCTTAGAGATGAATATGGATTTACGATTGCTGGTGGACAAGCCGGAGTCAAAGGCAAAATCTTCCGTATTGCTCATATGGGATATATTGAAAGATTTGACATTATAGCTGTAATCTCTGCATTAGAAATGGTGTTGAAAGATTTAGGCTGGAAATTTGAATGGGGTGCTGGACTTTCTGCTGCACAGAAGATTCTTGCGGAGGAGTACAAGTAA
- a CDS encoding DUF512 domain-containing protein → MTLKIKSITKQSIANNIGIQTNDILLSINNHPINDVIDYRFYQANEVLRIKIERNNRPKTYLIKKGYSEDLGLEFHPIKYRRCNCNCIFCFVDQMHPQARPSLKIKDDDYRFSFLFGSFISLTNLSESDYSRIINQRLSPLYISVHTTNDNLRKKIMRYKTQFSIKDKLKFFAENGIQMHTQIVLIPDWNEGKELERTIFGLAELYPSVQSIAIVPVGLTKFREGLTKIKPVDEVLAKRVIFDSMKWREKLKKKYDTGLVTLADEFFLLAREEIPEEEYYDDFPQIENGVGMTR, encoded by the coding sequence ATGACCCTAAAAATAAAATCTATTACCAAGCAATCTATTGCGAATAATATTGGTATTCAGACTAATGATATACTCCTTTCCATAAACAACCACCCAATAAACGATGTCATTGATTACCGATTCTATCAAGCTAATGAAGTCCTGAGAATTAAAATTGAGCGAAATAATAGACCAAAAACATATTTAATAAAAAAGGGTTATTCAGAAGATTTAGGTTTAGAATTCCATCCAATAAAATATCGCAGATGTAATTGCAACTGTATCTTTTGCTTTGTAGACCAGATGCATCCACAGGCTCGTCCATCACTTAAGATTAAGGATGATGACTATAGGTTTTCATTTTTATTTGGGAGTTTTATATCATTAACAAATTTATCTGAATCTGATTATTCAAGAATTATTAACCAGCGTCTATCTCCGCTCTATATTTCTGTTCATACAACAAATGACAATCTCAGAAAAAAAATTATGCGATATAAAACTCAATTTTCAATTAAGGATAAATTGAAATTCTTTGCTGAGAATGGAATTCAAATGCACACACAAATCGTTCTAATCCCAGACTGGAATGAAGGAAAGGAATTGGAAAGGACAATTTTTGGCTTGGCTGAGTTATATCCTTCTGTTCAGTCAATTGCTATTGTGCCAGTTGGGTTAACAAAATTTAGGGAAGGATTAACAAAAATCAAACCTGTTGATGAAGTTTTAGCAAAAAGAGTGATTTTTGATTCAATGAAATGGCGAGAAAAACTTAAGAAGAAATATGACACGGGTTTAGTAACATTAGCTGATGAGTTTTTTCTTTTAGCAAGAGAAGAAATCCCAGAAGAAGAATATTATGATGATTTTCCTCAAATTGAGAATGGTGTTGGGATGACAAGAAA
- a CDS encoding YggS family pyridoxal phosphate-dependent enzyme yields MNDIKRNLEKILSEIPEGVELVAAAKTRTAEEIFQAIDAGVKKIGENYVQESLKVIEKIGNKTKWHFIGHLQTNKVKYVVPVYDMIETVDSIKLAKEIDKQAKKNNKIMPVLIEINSGREPQKFGVMPENTEKLLKAISSLPNIKIMGLMTMGPRFGVPEKARPYFKETKKTFDKIKAANILNVEMKYLSMGMSNSYKIAIEEG; encoded by the coding sequence ATGAATGATATTAAAAGAAATTTAGAAAAGATATTATCTGAAATTCCAGAAGGTGTAGAGTTGGTGGCAGCTGCCAAAACAAGAACTGCCGAAGAAATTTTTCAGGCAATTGATGCAGGAGTAAAGAAGATTGGTGAAAACTATGTCCAAGAATCATTAAAGGTGATTGAAAAGATTGGTAACAAAACCAAATGGCATTTTATTGGACATCTACAAACCAACAAAGTCAAATATGTAGTTCCAGTTTATGATATGATAGAAACTGTTGATTCTATCAAACTTGCAAAAGAGATAGATAAACAGGCAAAGAAAAATAATAAAATTATGCCTGTTCTTATAGAAATAAATAGCGGCAGAGAACCACAAAAATTTGGAGTGATGCCAGAAAATACAGAAAAGTTGCTAAAAGCAATTTCTAGTTTACCCAACATTAAAATTATGGGTTTGATGACTATGGGACCAAGATTTGGTGTCCCAGAAAAAGCAAGACCATATTTTAAGGAAACAAAAAAGACTTTTGATAAAATTAAGGCTGCTAATATCCTAAATGTAGAAATGAAATATCTTTCTATGGGAATGAGCAACAGCTATAAAATCGCAATTGAAGAAGG